The sequence GTATATAGGGAAGTTTCTGCCTttatagcttgggagttctttcaACTGATGTATAGCAGTGGTCAACTTCTACTGACAGTCATCAGCATTGACAGGTGTATGGCTGTCCTTTTCCCAATTTGGCATCGATGCCACCGGCCAACATACTTGTCCCCTGCTTTGTGTATCGTCATATGGGCCATCTTCTTCTTGAACTGTGCCATTGATTTCACAAACAGATTTGACTGGTTCTTTCTAGTTAATTGGTGTTCTACAGAACACCTCCCATATATGGTCAATTCCCTTCTCTGCCTCCCACTCATCACCCTCTCCACATTGATCCTGCTCatcagaatgtgctttaaatcacaACAGCATAAACGTGGGAAAATCTTAAAAACTATTGTGATTACTCTTGTCTTCTTTCTCATCTTCGCTTTTCCACTGAATGTCTCCTTCCTAATCCATTTTTATGATTGTTGTACAGAGTCAGAAACTTGTCTGTCTTTTTTAGTGGATACTTTTGTTCTTTCTTGGCCATCACCTTACTATCTGACAGAATATGGATTGTTATGTGCCTGTTTAAACAGCTGTGTTAACCCCTTGATTTATTACCTGGTTGGGAGACATAAGAGGGGTCGATCTAGGCAAAGCATGAAGGTCATCCTCCAGACAGCTTTCATGGATGATCAAGTCTGTGGAGAGCAAGTGGAATCCCCAGCAGAAACCCAGTTATGATTTCTCTTGGAAATGTTGAGGGGGGA is a genomic window of Rhineura floridana isolate rRhiFlo1 chromosome 1, rRhiFlo1.hap2, whole genome shotgun sequence containing:
- the LOC133376212 gene encoding mas-related G-protein coupled receptor member H-like; translated protein: MKTNFSLGTLSSLGIEEEYDFIYNNTDPKSIEENYSFTYNNTERGHDAMNADYGRIAIYSFICVFCIFGLMGNGIVIWLLGFRIKRNPFTTYILNLSIADFGLLISLLSIFLVCSLPSTFVEDDGVYREVSAFIAWEFFQLMYSSGQLLLTVISIDRCMAVLFPIWHRCHRPTYLSPALCIVIWAIFFLNCAIDFTNRFDWFFLVNWCSTEHLPYMVNSLLCLPLITLSTLILLIRMCFKSQQHKRGKILKTIVITLVFFLIFAFPLNVSFLIHFYDCCTESETCLSFLVDTFVLSWPSPYYLTEYGLLCACLNSCVNPLIYYLVGRHKRGRSRQSMKVILQTAFMDDQVCGEQVESPAETQL